GGGAAACCTGTTCCGGAATCAGCCAGCAGGGAGCGGGCAGGACGGATTTTTGAAAAAAGGTGCCGATGGCTGATGCTGTTTCGAGCAGTGCGTTGGAATAGGTGATTGTTTCGGGGACGTCGAACCCGTCTTTCAGCCGGTCAAACAGTTCGTTGGCTTTATAGCCGTTCCGTACGGCACCGCGCGCTGTGGGGTTGAAGCCGGAAAGTTGACGCAGCAGCGCAGTCAGGCTGAACGGGGCGCGTTTGGTTTCTGCGATCACCACCCAGCCGTCGTTGCGCAGGACGCGGTGACATTCGCGGATGAAGGCATAATCATCGTCAATATATTTAAGCGCATCCACAAGCACGAGGCGGTCGAAAGACTGATCTTCGAAGGGCAGCTTTCCCTCTTGGATATAGTCTGCGTTTTCGGACCGTGTGTGTTTCAGGGCGTCGGCCGCCTGCCGGGTGGCGGCAATGGTTTTCCAGCTGCCGCCAAGGGTGCGTAAACGGCTGCTTATCGCACCATCGCCTTCGCTGATTTCCAGACATTGGAACGAGGAAACGCTGCCCAATGCACTGGTGATGCGGTTGTAGTTGAGGGTACGGCGGGCGGAACGGCTGAGGAGCCGGTCCTGCCAATCGCGTATTTTTTGGTCCAGTTGAGAGTCGGTCATAGGCAGGGAAATATAAAAATGCAGGGGAGTCTGTTAAAGACTAATCACACCCGAAATGCCGGTTGAGGTTGTTTCGGCAACCCGCACCGGAAGAACCGCGTTCTGCTGATCTTCCGAACAGGCGAATTCTGCAGGGATATAATGCCGGGTATATCCGCTTCCGATACCGTCTTTTACGCGCTCAACAAGCACCTCCGCTTCCAGTCCCTGGAACTGGCGATGATAGTTCAGGGCCATGGTTTCGCCCAGTTCACGCAGTTTTTCGCTGCGTTCCATGGCGATGGCGCCGTTGATCTGATGGCCCATTTTGGCGGCCATGGTTTTAGGGCGGGGCGAATAGGTGAAGACGTGCATCTGCGAAAATCCGACTTTTTTACAGAATGCGTAGGATTCTTCGAAGTAGGTATCGGTTTCGCCGGGGAAGCCGACGATGACGTCGGTGGTGAAGGCGGGGTTATCGAGTGCGGCACGGGCGCGGAGGACTGCGTCGTAATATTCTTCCGCCGTGTAGCCGCGACGCATGGCGTGCAGAACGGCGTCGGAACCGGACTGCAGGGAGAGGTGGAGGTGCGGCATAATATTACTGTGGGCGGACCATACCTCCAGCAGCTCGTCGGTCAGTTCGCCGGGATGCAGGCTGGAGAGCCGGATTCTTCCGATGTTCGGAAGGTTTACGAGGTTGCGCAGCATTTCGGCAAGCGAAGAGCCGCGGCCTCGGCCGTAGAGACCGACGCTGACGCCGGTGACGACAATTTCGCGGTAACCGGCCTCGGTGAGTGCGCTGGCTTCGCGTACGGCATCCGCGATGGCTTTATCGCGAGGTTCTTTACGAAGTTGGGGAATGATGCAGAAGGAACAGCCGATGTCGCAACCGTCCTGAACTTTCAGGAAGGCACGGGTGTGGTCGCCGAAACGGGAAATGGTGAAGGTGTCCGTTTCGAGGTTTTCCATTTCGTGTTTTTCGGGCATGGCCAGCTCGTTGAGCTGCTGGTCAAGGCGCTGGATCCAGTCGGCCCCGGCGGGGACGCGGAATACGGGGTCCTGACCGACGTCGGTGAGCTCGATATCGGCGGCGCAGCCGGTCACAAATACGTGAGCGAGCGGATTGTTCCGCTGCATTTTACGAATCGTCTGGCGCGATTTCTGGGCGGCTGCAGCGGTCACGCCGCAGGTGTGTACAACAATGATGTCGCCGTCGTCGGACTGTTCCGCCTTTTTCAGGCCGTATCGTTCGAGCAATTGCTCGATCTGCTGGGCATCATACTGATTGACTTTGCAGCCGAGGACGTTAACGAAATAGGTTTGTAATGTATTCATGATAATCACTGTGGCTTAAAAGGGGGACTCTCTTACGTTTTCCAGCGGTTGGAAGCAAGCGGAATTGTAAGCCGGTTATTCAGATTCAGTTTAAATATGGAAGAGGAGGATTTATTTCTTTCATAGGCTGGACGGGTCCGTCATGGTGCCGAAACTCAAAAAGGCGATGATAATGGTCGTGTTTTTGTGCGGCTGCTGTAACGGTGGTTCAGAGGGGAGAAGAGGATGTTGGACAAAAAAGCGGTGGTTCTTGCTGTGCTGGTGGGTATTCTGGTTGGAACCGGTGCGTTTACCATGAAATATGCGGAGGGGCTTTCCTATATGAGTTCCGATCCGAAAGCCTGTGTGAACTGCCATATCATGACGCCGCAGTACGATTCCTGGGTGAAATCGAGTCATCATGCGCAGGCGACCTGTGTTG
This is a stretch of genomic DNA from Pontiella agarivorans. It encodes these proteins:
- a CDS encoding class I SAM-dependent methyltransferase; this encodes MTDSQLDQKIRDWQDRLLSRSARRTLNYNRITSALGSVSSFQCLEISEGDGAISSRLRTLGGSWKTIAATRQAADALKHTRSENADYIQEGKLPFEDQSFDRLVLVDALKYIDDDYAFIRECHRVLRNDGWVVIAETKRAPFSLTALLRQLSGFNPTARGAVRNGYKANELFDRLKDGFDVPETITYSNALLETASAIGTFFQKSVLPAPCWLIPEQVSPAIEKSYKTLSTLAVLFLPFSKLLALFEFFPGHRLLIRSRRRHWRPRLQPKLIDGRSIAEAAINTKIGTAAPF
- the mtaB gene encoding tRNA (N(6)-L-threonylcarbamoyladenosine(37)-C(2))-methylthiotransferase MtaB → MNTLQTYFVNVLGCKVNQYDAQQIEQLLERYGLKKAEQSDDGDIIVVHTCGVTAAAAQKSRQTIRKMQRNNPLAHVFVTGCAADIELTDVGQDPVFRVPAGADWIQRLDQQLNELAMPEKHEMENLETDTFTISRFGDHTRAFLKVQDGCDIGCSFCIIPQLRKEPRDKAIADAVREASALTEAGYREIVVTGVSVGLYGRGRGSSLAEMLRNLVNLPNIGRIRLSSLHPGELTDELLEVWSAHSNIMPHLHLSLQSGSDAVLHAMRRGYTAEEYYDAVLRARAALDNPAFTTDVIVGFPGETDTYFEESYAFCKKVGFSQMHVFTYSPRPKTMAAKMGHQINGAIAMERSEKLRELGETMALNYHRQFQGLEAEVLVERVKDGIGSGYTRHYIPAEFACSEDQQNAVLPVRVAETTSTGISGVISL